CTGATTGCATGAAAATGGACGAACTATTGTATAAGGTAGCAGaggatattaaaaatttttgtgTAATATATTTAGTAGATATAACCGAAGTTCCTGATTTTAATACAATGTATGAATTGTATGACCCTGTTTCCgttatgtttttttatcGTAATAAGCACATGATGATTGATTTAGGTACtggtaataataataaaattaattggCCTATGAATAATAAACAAGAATTTATCGACATAGTTGAAACCATTTTTAGAGGTGCAAGAAAAGGAAGAGGTTTAGTTATATCACCTAAAGATTATTCaactaaatataaatattaaatgatttctaaaaaaacatttttctcAGTAAAATATCTAaagagaaaattttttttttgaagtatGCATTATAAATtgaattatatgtatatatatacatgatTATACTTAATAATATAgctataaaattatattttgttattaaaataattattactatttaatTATGC
The sequence above is drawn from the Plasmodium relictum strain SGS1 genome assembly, chromosome: 14 genome and encodes:
- a CDS encoding mitosis protein dim1, putative, which produces MSFMLQHLNSGWAVDQAILNEEERLVCIRFGHDYDPDCMKMDELLYKVAEDIKNFCVIYLVDITEVPDFNTMYELYDPVSVMFFYRNKHMMIDLGTGNNNKINWPMNNKQEFIDIVETIFRGARKGRGLVISPKDYSTKYKY